A single region of the Eulemur rufifrons isolate Redbay chromosome 8, OSU_ERuf_1, whole genome shotgun sequence genome encodes:
- the UBL4B gene encoding ubiquitin-like protein 4B, giving the protein MFLTVKLLLGRRCSLKVSGRESIAALKKLVSERLQVPEERQHLLFRGQLLADDKCLSDYCIGPNASINVIMRPLKNMALNEAHQPQAQPQPQPLWHQLDRVLAKHFEPQDAKAVLQLLRQEHKERLQRISLEDLEQLARYLLVEEQSMGPAGEREPEAVASEPLQHGGGGGSRGGS; this is encoded by the coding sequence ATGTTCCTCACAGTCAAGCTGCTCTTGGGCCGGAGATGCAGCCTGAAGGTGTCGGGGCGAGAGAGCATAGCCGCACTGAAGAAGCTGGTGTCTGAGCGGCTGCAGGTGCCTGAGGAGCGGCAGCACCTGCTCTTCCGCGGCCAGCTCCTGGCCGATGACAAGTGCCTCTCGGACTACTGCATCGGGCCCAATGCCTCCATCAATGTCATCATGCGACCCTTGAAGAATATGGCACTAAATGAGGCccaccagccccaggcccagccccagccccagcccctgtggCACCAGCTGGACCGGGTCCTGGCTAAACACTTTGAGCCACAGGATGCCAAGGCAGTGCTGCAGCTGCTACGGCAGGAGCACAAGGAGCGCCTGCAGAGGATAAGCCTGGAGGACCTGGAGCAGCTGGCGCGGTACCTCCTGGTGGAGGAGCAGAGCATGGGGCCGGCAGGAGAGAGGGAGCCCGAGGCTGTGGCCTCAGAGCCCCTGCAacacggaggaggaggaggcagccgtGGTGGTAGCTGA